One window of the Rosa rugosa chromosome 3, drRosRugo1.1, whole genome shotgun sequence genome contains the following:
- the LOC133741352 gene encoding 3-hydroxy-3-methylglutaryl-coenzyme A reductase 1-like, translating to MDVRKLSAMENTTKAGKTMKQKVKFVVDEEVAKVSDALPLPQYITNAVFFALFFSVVYFLLTSWREKIRTNTPLHNIDLSEIVAILALIASFIYLLGFFGIDFVQSLFLQPSNDIWAADDDEEEIILKQDARKFPCGEALDYSIPKMAPIASPKFVQKVFDDKPAIQTPPPTAEDEEIIKAVVAGTIPSYSLESKLGDCKRAASVRREALQRVTGKSFEGLPLEGFDYESILGQCCEMPVGYITIPVGIAGPLMLDGREFFVPMATTEGCLVASTNRGCKAINLSGGATSVLLKDGMTRAPVVRFNSAKRAAELKFFMEDPANYETISMIFNKSSRFGRLQTVKCAVAGKNLYMRFCCSTGDAMGMNMVSKGVQNVLDFLQNDFPEMDVIGISSNYCSDKKPAAVNWIEGRGKSVVCEAVIKGDIVSKVLKTNVAALVELNMLKNLTGSAIAGALGGFNAHASNIVSAVYLATGQDPAQNIESSHCITMMEAINDGKDLHVSVTMPSIEVGTVGGGTQLASQSACLNLLGVKGANREAPGSNARQLASVVAGSVLAGELSLMSAIAAGQLVKSHMKYNRSNKDVTTVASF from the coding sequence ATGGACGTCAGAAAGCTATCCGCGATGGAGAACACCACCAAGGCAGGCAAGACCATGAAACAGAAAGTCAAGTTTGTCGTCGACGAGGAAGTGGCAAAGGTTTCAGACGCCTTGCCTCTGCCTCAGTACATAACCAACGCCGTCTTCTTCGCTCTCTTCTTCTCCGTCGTCTACTTCTTGCTCACTAGCTGGCGTGAGAAGATCCGTACCAACACTCCTCTTCACAACATAGATCTCTCTGAGATTGTTGCCATCCTTGCTCTTATAGCCTCCTTCATCTATCTCCTGGGCTTCTTCGGCATCGATTTTGTTCAGTCCCTCTTTCTCCAGCCCAGTAATGACATCTGGGCCGCCGACGATGACGAGGAAGAGATTATTCTCAAGCAGGACGCTCGTAAATTTCCTTGTGGCGAGGCACTTGATTACTCAATCCCAAAAATGGCTCCAATTGCTTCTCCTAAATTCGTCCAAAAGGTGTTTGATGACAAGCCAGCGATCCAGACCCCTCCACCAACTGCAGAAGACGAGGAGATTATCAAGGCTGTCGTTGCTGGAACCATTCCTTCATATTCACTCGAGTCAAAGCTAGGCGACTGCAAGAGGGCAGCTTCTGTTAGGCGTGAGGCATTACAGAGAGTTACAGGCAAGTCTTTTGAGGGTCTGCCTTTGGAGGGCTTTGATTACGAATCCATTTTGGGTCAATGCTGTGAAATGCCGGTTGGGTATATTACCATTCCTGTTGGGATTGCCGGGCCCCTTATGCTTGATGGAAGAGAGTTCTTTGTCCCTATGGCCACAACTGAAGGTTGCTTGGTGGCTAGTACCAACCGTGGTTGCAAAGCAATTAACTTGTCCGGTGGAGCTACTAGTGTGCTATTGAAAGATGGAATGACCAGAGCACCAGTTGTCAGATTCAACTCTGCTAAAAGAGCTGCTGAGTTGAAGTTCTTCATGGAAGACCCTGCCAATTACGAAACCATTTCCATGATTTTCAACAAATCAAGCAGATTTGGTAGACTTCAGACAGTCAAGTGTGCAGTGGCTGGGAAGAACCTCTACATGAGATTCTGCTGCAGCACTGGTGATGCTATGGGGATGAACATGGTCTCTAAAGGGGTTCAAAATGTCCTCGACTTCCTTCAGAATGACTTCCCTGAAATGGATGTAATTGGCATCTCTAGTAACTACTGCTCAGACAAGAAGCCTGCTGCTGTGAACTGGATTGAAGGCCGTGGCAAATCTGTGGTTTGTGAGGCTGTAATCAAGGGAGACATAGTGAGTAAGGTGTTGAAAACCAACGTGGCGGCCTTGGTGGAGCTTAACATGCTCAAGAACCTTACTGGTTCCGCCATTGCTGGTGCTCTTGGTGGTTTCAATGCTCATGCCAGTAACATTGTTTCAGCTGTGTACCTCGCCACTGGTCAAGACCCAGCTCAGAACATAGAGAGTTCTCACTGTATCACCATGATGGAAGCCATCAATGATGGCAAGGATCTTCACGTCTCGGTTACCATGCCTTCTATTGAGGTCGGTACAGTAGGAGGAGGTACCCAATTGGCATCGCAGTCGGCTTGCTTGAACTTGCTCGGAGTGAAGGGTGCCAACAGAGAGGCACCAGGATCAAACGCAAGGCAATTGGCCAGTGTTGTAGCTGGTTCTGTTCTTGCCGGAGAGCTTTCTCTCATGTCTGCTATTGCAGCTGGACAGCTCGTCAAGAGTCACATGAAGTATAACCGATCAAACAAAGATGTTACAACTGTTGCTTCATTTTAA